A genomic window from Elaeis guineensis isolate ETL-2024a chromosome 3, EG11, whole genome shotgun sequence includes:
- the LOC105040569 gene encoding protein VERNALIZATION 3-like, which yields MSGDPLVLGHVVGDVVDPFVKSVSLKIFYNNRQVLNGAELKPSAVVNKPRVDVGGDELRVFYTLIMVDPDAPNPSNPTSREHLHWMVTDIPGTTDATFGREIVGYESPSPVSGIHRMVFALFQQLGRESVFAPEMRPNFNTRSFAREHYLGPPVAAVYFNCQRESGSGGRRFR from the exons ATGTCTGGAGACCCTTTGGTTTTGGGTCATGTAGTGGGGGATGTGGTGGACCCGTTCGTCAAGTCCGTATCCCTAAAAATATTCTATAACAACAGGCAGGTGCTGAATGGTGCCGAGCTAAAACCCTCTGCCGTCGTTAACAAACCTAGGGTTGACGTTGGAGGAGACGAGCTCCGGGTATTTTACACGCTT ATAATGGTGGACCCAGATGCCCCAAATCCAAGCAATCCGACGTCAAGAGAGCACTTGCACTG GATGGTTACAGACATACCCGGCACAACTGATGCCACTTTCG GCCGAGAGATTGTAGGCTATGAAAGCCCAAGTCCGGTTTCAGGGATCCACCGGATGGTGTTTGCGCTGTTCCAACAGTTAGGCAGAGAAAGCGTGTTTGCCCCAGAGATGCGGCCGAACTTCAACACCAGGAGTTTTGCACGGGAACACTATCTGGGGCCACCGGTGGCCGCTGTCTACTTCAATTGCCAGAGGGAGTCTGGCTCCGGCGGTAGAAGATTCAGATAA
- the LOC105040568 gene encoding serine/threonine-protein phosphatase 5, giving the protein MTSMVENATSYIERAEEIKLLANDAFKANKFSQAIELYGQAIELNGLNAVYWANRAFAHTKLEEYGSAIQDATKAVELDPKYSKGYYRRGAAYLAMGKFKEALKDFQQVKKICPNDPDATKKLKECEKAVQKLRFEEAIAVQESERCSVADSIDFRCIDVEPQYTGARIEGEVVTLDFVKKMMEDFRNQKCLHKRYAYQIVLQAREMLRALPPLVDVTVPNGHHFTVCGDVHGQYFDLLNIFELNGLPSEENPYLFNGDFVDRGSFSVEVILTLFAVKCMCPTAMYLSRGNHESKSMNKIYGFEGEVRSKLSEMFVELFAEVFCCLPLAHLINGKIFVVHGGLFSVDGVKLSDIRTIDRFCEPPEEGLMCELLWSDPQPQPGRGPSKRGVGLSFGPDVTKKFLEENNLDLVVRSHEVKDEGYEIEHDGKLITVFSAPNYCDQMGNKGAFIRFAAPELKPDIVSFSAVPHPDVKPMAYANNFLRLFS; this is encoded by the exons ATGACCAGTATGGTTGAAAATGCAACTTCATATATTGAACGAGCAGAAGAAATCAAGCTCTTAGCCAATGACGCATTCAAAG CCAACAAGTTTTCCCAAGCCATAGAGCTGTATGGTCAAGCTATCGAATTAAATGGTCTCAATGCAGTATATTGGGCAAATCGTGCATTTGCACACACCAAACTTGAGGAATATGGTAGTGCCATCCAGGATGCAACAAAAGCAGTCGAGCTTGATCCTAAATATTCAAAG GGTTATTATAGACGGGGTGCAGCATATCTTGCCATGGGGAAGTTCAAGGAAGCTTTGAAAGATTTTCAACAG GTAAAAAAAATTTGTCCAAATGATCCGGATGCTACAAAAAAGTTGAAGGAATGTGAAAAAGCTGTCCAGAAGCTTCGATTTGAAGAAGCAATTGCTGTCCAGGAGTCCGAGAGATGCTCTGTTGCAGATTCTATAGATTTTCGCTGTATAg ATGTGGAGCCACAATATACTGGAGCAAGAATAGAGGGCGAAGTGGTAACTTTGGATTTTGTGAAgaagatgatggaagattttaggAACCAGAAATGCTTACACAAAAG GTATGCATATCAGATTGTCTTACAAGCCAGGGAGATGTTGCGGGCTTTGCCGCCTCTTGTTGATGTCACTGTACCAAATGGTCATCATTTTACAGTTTGTGGTGATGTGCATGGCCAG TATTTTGATCTCTTAAATATATTTGAGCTCAATGGACTTCCCTCGGAGGAAAACCCTTACCTTTTCAATGGGGACTTTGTGGACAGAGGATCATTTTCTGTTGAAGTTATTCTCACTCTGTTTGCAGTCAAGTGCATGTGTCCAACAG ctATGTATCTCTCAAGAGGAAACCATGAAAGTAAGAGCATGAACAAGATTTATGGTTTTGAGGGAGAAGTCAGGTCAAAGTTGAGCGAAATGTTCGTTGAACTCTTTGCAGAAGTATTTTGTTGTTTACCTTTGGCTCATCTCATAAATGGCAAGATCTTTGTAGTTCATGGAGGATTATTTAGTGTTGATGGTGTGAAGCTTTCTGATATACGAACAATTGATCGTTTCTGTGAGCCTCCTGAAGAAG GTCTTATGTGTGAATTGCTTTGGAGTGACCCACAGCCTCAACCAGGTAGAGGCCCCAGCAAGCGTGGTGTGGGTCTTTCCTTTGGTCCAGATGTGACAAAGAAATTCTTAGAAGAAAATAATCTTG ATCTTGTTGTTCGATCCCATGAAGTTAAGGATGAGGGTTATGAGATCGAACATGATGGGAAGCTTATAACAGTATTTTCTGCTCCAAATTATTGTGATCAG ATGGGAAACAAAGGTGCATTCATACGTTTCGCAGCCCCAGAACTGAAGCCAGATATTGTTTCTTTTTCGGCAGTG CCGCACCCAGATGTTAAGCCAATGGCATATGCAAACAACTTTCTCCGGTTATTCTCATAA